A stretch of Cellulosilyticum sp. I15G10I2 DNA encodes these proteins:
- a CDS encoding C4-dicarboxylate TRAP transporter substrate-binding protein, with protein sequence MKRKLSVVLSSLLMATMLTACAGSSTSQGNQQPAADKPAQAKPADDSKTYTLKIGMVVTEKDPMYLGAMEFKKNVEERTEGKLKVEVYPSSQLGDTKDIMEQAKMGANVAAISDAALMSEIVPEIGVLAAPYVVDNYEEAEKLVTSDLFKEWYGKVSTSGYRVLSFNWYQGARHFMTNTLVEKPEDLKGLRVRTPGSPIFTDSINAMGANATALAWGEVYPGLQQKVVDGCEAQYPAIVGARLYEIVKYIAKTGHFQLMSPLVIGNKFFESLPTDMQQIVLEEAESAGTFASDQTLNGLAANEEEMKAAGVTITEVDITPFKEASKSVYEKNNLVEAKAQVDALLGK encoded by the coding sequence ATGAAAAGAAAATTATCAGTAGTATTATCATCGTTACTTATGGCAACAATGCTTACAGCATGTGCGGGAAGCAGCACATCACAAGGAAACCAGCAGCCAGCAGCTGACAAACCAGCCCAAGCAAAGCCAGCGGATGATAGCAAAACATATACTTTAAAAATAGGAATGGTTGTTACTGAAAAAGATCCTATGTATCTTGGAGCGATGGAATTCAAGAAAAATGTTGAAGAGCGTACAGAAGGTAAATTAAAAGTTGAGGTATATCCTAGTTCACAGCTTGGTGACACTAAAGACATTATGGAACAAGCTAAGATGGGAGCCAATGTAGCAGCTATTTCTGATGCTGCACTTATGTCTGAGATTGTTCCAGAAATTGGTGTGCTTGCAGCACCATATGTTGTAGATAATTATGAAGAAGCTGAAAAACTAGTTACATCTGATTTATTTAAAGAATGGTACGGTAAAGTATCTACAAGCGGTTATAGAGTGCTTTCATTTAACTGGTATCAAGGGGCAAGACACTTTATGACTAACACACTAGTAGAAAAACCAGAAGATTTAAAAGGGCTTAGAGTAAGAACTCCAGGATCACCAATTTTTACAGATTCAATCAATGCTATGGGAGCTAATGCAACAGCTCTTGCATGGGGAGAAGTATATCCAGGTTTACAGCAAAAGGTTGTAGATGGATGCGAAGCACAGTATCCTGCAATCGTTGGTGCAAGATTATATGAAATCGTTAAGTATATTGCAAAAACAGGACATTTCCAATTAATGTCTCCACTCGTAATTGGTAATAAATTCTTTGAATCCCTTCCAACAGATATGCAGCAGATAGTGCTTGAAGAAGCTGAAAGTGCAGGAACGTTTGCGTCAGATCAAACACTTAATGGACTTGCTGCAAACGAAGAAGAAATGAAAGCTGCTGGTGTAACTATTACAGAAGTAGATATTACACCTTTCAAAGAAGCTAGTAAATCTGTATATGAAAAGAATAACCTTGTAGAAGCTAAAGCTCAAGTAGATGCATTACTTGGAAAATAG
- a CDS encoding TRAP transporter small permease, with translation MGKVLDSIKKVEMFIGVMFIIGIVGLVFIAALIRWVGHPVAWSIDVAQLLFGWVVFLGADVALKNDSHIGVDMFVNKFPFKVRKLIKTINSIVICAFLIIVIVYGVQLSIENYQRLFNTLKLSYSYATLSVPVGSALMFLTMCDKLKKTIMEKEDSMLDNSKSAW, from the coding sequence GTGGGCAAGGTTTTAGACTCTATTAAGAAAGTAGAAATGTTTATAGGAGTCATGTTTATTATAGGTATTGTTGGACTAGTTTTTATTGCAGCTTTAATAAGATGGGTTGGCCATCCGGTTGCTTGGTCGATAGATGTGGCACAATTACTATTTGGTTGGGTTGTATTCTTAGGAGCAGATGTTGCCCTTAAAAATGACAGTCATATAGGTGTGGATATGTTTGTAAATAAGTTTCCTTTTAAAGTAAGGAAACTTATAAAAACTATTAATTCTATTGTTATATGTGCTTTTTTAATTATTGTTATTGTTTATGGTGTTCAGCTTTCTATAGAAAATTATCAAAGACTTTTTAATACATTGAAACTTAGTTATTCCTATGCAACATTAAGTGTTCCAGTAGGCTCAGCACTTATGTTTCTTACAATGTGTGACAAGCTTAAAAAAACTATAATGGAGAAAGAAGACAGCATGTTAGATAATAGTAAATCAGCATGGTAG
- a CDS encoding TRAP transporter large permease: MLIFGILFVVFLLSGMPLAFTIGISSLAFFFAQSDLPYAIAVQKMISSTQSFPLLAVPFFVMAGNLMNAAGITKRLVKFSTVLTGHMTGGLAQVSVILSTLMGGISGSAVADAAMESRLLGPDMTKQGYPKGYSAAVIGLTSLITATIPPSVGLILYGFVGEVSIGRLFVAGIIPGAIMCLILMVTVNLTMKSKEKKGICVIPRMPKASAKELGTSFLESFWALLFPILLIVTIRFGIFTSSEAGAFAVVYAFVVGAFVYRELDIKSAGEVLRQTINDNGMIMLIIACSGIFGYVIVYNQLPQTMAQFITGITTHPQLLLLIILVFLFIAGMFMEATVNTLLLTPIFLPIVTSVGIDPIHFGILMMTIVTMGGMTPPVGVTMYTTCQLIGCPTEDYVKESVPFVAAIIVEIALLLFFPQIVMWLPNVLFPV; this comes from the coding sequence ATGTTAATATTTGGAATACTTTTTGTTGTTTTTCTTTTAAGCGGTATGCCTCTTGCTTTTACAATTGGTATATCAAGCCTTGCATTCTTTTTTGCACAGTCTGATCTGCCTTATGCTATAGCAGTTCAAAAAATGATTTCATCTACACAGTCATTTCCTCTTTTAGCAGTGCCTTTCTTTGTCATGGCAGGGAACTTGATGAATGCAGCTGGTATTACAAAAAGACTTGTAAAGTTTTCAACTGTTTTAACAGGACATATGACAGGAGGACTTGCACAAGTTTCAGTTATATTATCTACGCTAATGGGAGGTATATCAGGTTCGGCAGTTGCAGATGCTGCTATGGAGTCAAGACTACTTGGACCTGATATGACCAAACAAGGATATCCTAAAGGATATAGTGCAGCAGTAATTGGTCTTACGTCTTTAATTACTGCAACTATTCCACCAAGCGTTGGACTTATATTGTATGGGTTTGTAGGTGAAGTATCGATAGGAAGACTATTTGTTGCAGGGATTATTCCAGGAGCTATTATGTGTCTGATTTTAATGGTCACTGTAAACCTTACAATGAAGTCAAAGGAAAAAAAGGGAATATGTGTTATTCCAAGAATGCCAAAAGCATCCGCAAAAGAACTTGGAACATCATTTCTTGAAAGTTTTTGGGCATTATTATTTCCTATTCTTTTAATTGTTACGATAAGATTTGGTATTTTTACATCATCAGAAGCAGGAGCTTTTGCAGTAGTTTATGCATTTGTTGTAGGAGCATTTGTTTACCGTGAACTGGATATCAAAAGCGCGGGAGAAGTACTTCGTCAAACAATTAATGATAATGGCATGATTATGCTTATCATTGCATGTTCAGGTATTTTTGGTTATGTTATTGTTTATAATCAATTACCGCAGACAATGGCACAGTTTATTACAGGGATTACAACACATCCTCAGTTACTGTTACTTATCATACTTGTATTTTTATTTATAGCAGGAATGTTTATGGAAGCGACAGTAAATACATTACTTTTAACACCTATCTTTCTTCCGATTGTTACAAGTGTAGGGATTGATCCTATTCACTTTGGAATACTAATGATGACAATTGTTACAATGGGAGGAATGACGCCACCGGTTGGGGTTACAATGTATACTACATGTCAGTTAATAGGATGCCCGACAGAAGATTATGTAAAAGAATCTGTTCCGTTTGTTGCAGCAATTATTGTAGAAATAGCTCTCTTGCTTTTCTTCCCACAAATTGTAATGTGGCTTCCAAATGTACTATTTCCAGTATAA
- a CDS encoding GntR family transcriptional regulator, translating to MDNISLSKHSSYNIGDSIYYSLRKNIISVNFKPGEALSIKEISEKLNVSRSPVRDALIKLGKEGLVDIIPQKGTSVSKIDLKRVDEERFLRNSLEENAIRLFIKMYKESDIAILRNNIEMQKQSLNCNDYLSFLDYDDSFHSVFFKSIDKTMCWEILQSMCGHYRRVRLMSLWDDKILTNVVTQHQQIIENICHKNFDKAIEMSQTHLTKISMEETELIKKYPEFFKEQDDDNFLIKDFYNRI from the coding sequence ATGGATAATATAAGTTTATCTAAACATTCTTCTTATAATATAGGAGATAGTATATACTACAGTCTGCGTAAAAATATTATTTCTGTAAACTTTAAGCCCGGAGAAGCACTCAGCATAAAAGAAATTTCTGAAAAACTAAATGTAAGCAGATCTCCAGTAAGAGATGCACTCATTAAATTAGGAAAAGAAGGACTTGTTGACATTATTCCGCAGAAAGGAACCAGTGTTTCTAAAATAGACTTAAAACGTGTAGATGAAGAAAGATTTTTACGTAATAGCCTTGAAGAAAATGCTATACGGCTATTTATTAAGATGTATAAGGAAAGCGATATTGCAATCCTAAGAAATAATATTGAAATGCAAAAACAAAGTCTTAATTGTAACGATTATTTATCTTTTTTAGATTATGACGATAGTTTTCATAGTGTGTTTTTCAAAAGTATTGATAAAACTATGTGTTGGGAAATTCTTCAAAGTATGTGCGGACATTATAGGAGAGTACGTCTTATGTCTTTATGGGATGATAAAATATTAACGAATGTAGTGACACAGCATCAACAAATTATAGAAAATATATGTCATAAAAATTTTGATAAAGCTATAGAAATGTCTCAGACACATCTTACTAAAATTTCCATGGAAGAGACAGAGCTTATAAAAAAATATCCTGAATTCTTTAAAGAACAGGATGATGATAACTTTCTAATTAAAGACTTTTACAATAGAATATAA
- the uxaC gene encoding glucuronate isomerase, which produces MDENFLLETQTAQVLYHTYAKNVPLFDYHCHLSPQEIYEDKHFKDLAELWLGGDHYKWRLMRANGIEEQFITGQADGYDKFKAWASCMPYAMGNPLYHWSHLELQRYFDIKEVLSEKTADTIWQSANAKINQPDFSARKLIEASNVYALCTTDDPVDTLEYHIKLKEDASFKPKVLPAMRPDKALEITDKDFKDYIERLARITDIEISNFERLCAALKRRIDFFHEVGCRASDHGFTCLPYEDYTDEEIEKIFKKALKGDTLTHKEADQYKTALMVALGGMYKKKNWGMELHIGALRNNNTKSLLNIGINTGFDSVHDSEIASNLSRLLDRLERQDDLPKTVLFTMNPKDNWILASMAGNFQSSEAISKIQFGTAWWMQDHRDGMIDQMRSLANSGLLGRFIGMLTDSRSFLSYPRHEYFRRILCNLIGGWIENGEYADDLEQTGAIIQDICLYNAKRYFEV; this is translated from the coding sequence ATGGATGAAAATTTTCTTTTAGAGACTCAGACTGCACAGGTTTTATACCATACGTATGCAAAAAATGTGCCGTTATTCGACTATCACTGTCATTTAAGTCCGCAAGAAATTTATGAAGATAAGCATTTTAAAGATCTAGCAGAGCTATGGCTTGGTGGAGATCATTATAAGTGGCGTCTTATGCGAGCAAATGGGATAGAAGAACAATTTATAACGGGACAGGCTGATGGCTATGACAAATTTAAAGCATGGGCTTCTTGCATGCCTTATGCAATGGGTAATCCGCTATATCACTGGTCACATTTAGAACTGCAACGATATTTTGATATTAAGGAAGTGCTTAGTGAAAAAACAGCTGATACAATATGGCAAAGCGCGAATGCAAAAATTAATCAACCAGATTTCTCAGCACGTAAGTTAATAGAAGCTTCAAATGTATATGCACTTTGTACAACTGATGATCCAGTAGATACTTTGGAGTATCATATTAAACTTAAAGAAGATGCTTCGTTTAAACCCAAAGTTTTGCCTGCTATGCGTCCGGATAAGGCGTTAGAGATAACAGATAAAGACTTTAAAGACTATATTGAACGCTTAGCGCGTATAACAGATATAGAAATTTCAAATTTTGAGAGATTATGTGCAGCACTAAAAAGACGTATTGACTTTTTTCATGAAGTAGGATGCAGAGCAAGTGATCATGGTTTTACCTGCCTGCCTTATGAAGATTACACAGATGAAGAAATAGAAAAAATATTTAAAAAAGCGCTTAAAGGAGATACGCTTACTCATAAAGAAGCAGATCAGTACAAGACAGCTCTTATGGTCGCTTTAGGTGGCATGTACAAAAAGAAAAACTGGGGTATGGAGCTGCATATAGGTGCTTTACGTAATAATAATACTAAAAGTTTATTAAATATAGGTATTAATACAGGATTTGATTCTGTACATGACAGTGAAATTGCATCCAATCTTTCGAGGCTTCTCGATCGCTTAGAAAGACAAGATGACTTACCTAAGACAGTACTTTTTACTATGAATCCCAAAGATAACTGGATACTCGCTTCGATGGCAGGTAATTTTCAATCAAGTGAAGCAATAAGCAAGATACAGTTTGGGACGGCGTGGTGGATGCAAGACCATAGAGATGGCATGATAGATCAGATGAGAAGTCTTGCGAACTCAGGACTCCTGGGCAGATTTATAGGCATGCTTACAGATTCAAGAAGTTTTCTTTCTTATCCTAGACATGAATACTTTAGACGTATTTTATGCAACCTAATAGGTGGATGGATAGAAAACGGAGAATATGCAGATGATCTTGAACAGACCGGTGCTATTATTCAAGATATTTGTTTATATAATGCAAAAAGGTATTTTGAAGTATAA
- the uxuA gene encoding mannonate dehydratase translates to MDMTLRWFGKDFDSVTLEQIRQIPGVVGVVTTLYDTVPGEAWEIEKIRSIKKEVEDAGLKIKGIESVNIHDAIKIGSEDRDKYIANYITTLERLGEEGIDLVCYNFMPVFDWTRSDLAKRRADGSTVLSYDQGLIDAIDPTKMMESMDEKANGFVLPGWEPERMARIKELFELYKNVDEEKLFANLKYFLEAIMPTCEKYGIKMAIHPDDPAWSVFGLTRIMTSKEKLLRLVNLVDSPCNGVTLCTGSLGSNPKNDIPDIIRSLKGKIHFAHVRNVIHLGEGKFDEAAHLSTDGSLDMFEIMKAFYDIGFDGVVRPDHGRAIWGEVSMPGYGLYDRALGATYLEGIWESISKMS, encoded by the coding sequence ATGGATATGACTTTAAGATGGTTTGGAAAAGATTTTGATTCTGTGACTTTAGAACAAATCAGACAAATTCCAGGTGTAGTAGGTGTTGTTACAACTTTATACGATACTGTACCAGGGGAAGCGTGGGAAATCGAAAAAATTCGTTCAATCAAAAAAGAAGTTGAAGATGCAGGGCTGAAGATAAAAGGTATTGAAAGTGTTAATATTCATGACGCAATTAAAATTGGATCAGAAGACAGAGACAAATATATTGCTAACTATATTACAACCCTTGAAAGACTTGGAGAAGAAGGTATTGATTTAGTTTGCTATAATTTTATGCCTGTTTTTGACTGGACACGTTCAGATCTGGCAAAGAGAAGAGCAGATGGTTCTACAGTTTTATCTTATGACCAGGGATTGATTGATGCTATTGATCCAACGAAGATGATGGAATCTATGGATGAAAAGGCAAATGGATTTGTTCTTCCAGGCTGGGAACCAGAACGTATGGCAAGAATTAAAGAGTTATTTGAACTTTATAAAAATGTAGATGAAGAAAAGTTATTTGCTAATTTAAAATATTTTTTAGAAGCTATTATGCCAACATGCGAAAAGTATGGTATTAAGATGGCTATTCATCCAGATGATCCAGCTTGGTCAGTATTTGGATTAACCAGAATCATGACATCAAAAGAGAAGTTGTTAAGACTTGTTAATTTGGTAGATAGTCCTTGTAATGGGGTTACTTTATGCACAGGTTCATTAGGTTCTAATCCAAAGAACGATATTCCAGACATTATACGTTCTCTTAAAGGAAAAATTCATTTTGCACATGTAAGAAATGTTATCCATTTAGGCGAGGGGAAATTTGATGAAGCCGCACATCTATCGACAGATGGTTCATTAGATATGTTTGAAATTATGAAAGCATTTTATGATATCGGATTTGATGGGGTAGTACGTCCAGACCATGGTAGAGCTATATGGGGTGAAGTATCTATGCCTGGATATGGTCTATATGACAGAGCATTAGGTGCTACTTATTTAGAAGGCATATGGGAAAGCATTTCTAAAATGTCTTAA
- a CDS encoding GntR family transcriptional regulator — translation MYYRENERQNMTIGESVYGYLRNNIIELNFKPGEIISIKDISAQLNVSRSPVRDALIKLEKEGLITTMPQRGTMISKIDLSRVSEERYLRECLEEKTILLFMNQYTPSDIKQLESIIENQKKSISDTDYRKSIYYDDEFHKTFFDVTDKRLCWETIQNMSGHYKRSRLLSLAEKNILDNIIKQHEMLIACILEKNTDKLIIALHLHLNKLEGEDLDLSNKYPDLFENQYTATNGSYDLLHRDFFKMLR, via the coding sequence ATGTATTATAGAGAGAATGAAAGACAAAACATGACTATTGGTGAAAGTGTATATGGTTATTTAAGAAATAATATTATTGAACTTAATTTTAAGCCTGGCGAAATAATTAGTATTAAGGATATTTCGGCTCAGCTTAATGTAAGTCGGTCTCCTGTAAGAGATGCACTTATTAAGCTCGAAAAAGAAGGCCTTATTACTACAATGCCGCAAAGGGGCACAATGATCTCCAAAATTGATTTGAGTAGAGTTTCAGAAGAACGTTATTTAAGAGAATGTTTAGAAGAAAAAACAATTTTGTTGTTTATGAATCAGTATACCCCTTCGGATATAAAACAGTTAGAGTCAATTATAGAAAATCAAAAAAAAAGTATTAGTGATACAGATTATAGAAAATCTATATATTATGATGATGAATTCCATAAAACATTTTTTGATGTAACAGATAAAAGACTTTGTTGGGAAACTATTCAAAATATGTCTGGGCACTATAAAAGAAGTAGGCTTTTATCTTTAGCAGAGAAAAATATATTAGATAACATTATCAAACAGCATGAAATGTTAATAGCATGTATTTTAGAAAAAAATACAGATAAACTTATAATAGCATTGCATCTGCACCTCAATAAATTAGAGGGTGAAGATTTAGATTTATCAAATAAATATCCTGACTTGTTTGAGAATCAATATACTGCAACAAATGGATCATACGATTTACTGCATAGAGATTTTTTTAAAATGTTAAGATAG
- a CDS encoding mannitol dehydrogenase family protein, with amino-acid sequence MKLNINLLNNKEEWQKANIALPTFNHKEVTLKTKQAPTWIHFGAGNIFRAFPAAVQQQLLNAGIEEKGIIVAEGYDYEIIDTVFDAYDNLTMLVTLKADGTIEKTIIASMVEALKVDSQNEKDFSRLKEIFSNPSLQMASFTITEKGYSLNYSNGDFYPDVINDFEQGPKAPKSYIGKLVSLCYERYISGKYPLALVSMDNCSHNGTKLYQAVRAFAEKWEVNQLVEKGFLAYIENPDYISFPWSMIDKITPRPDESVKAMLREVGFEDVEGVVTSKNTYVAPFVNAEEAQYLVIEDKFPNGRPKLDQGGIIFTERETVDKVEKMKVCTCLNPLHTALAIYGCLLSYDKISEEMKDAELRRLVEIIGYEEGLPVVVNPGIIDPRSFIDEVLNIRVPNPFMPDTPQRIATDTSQKLSIRFGETIKAYAKSDRLDVKNLKLIPLVLAGWCRYLLGVDDSGKSFELSPDPMLDVVRPYLNGITLGQTGPFAEALKPIFSNEKIFGVNLYEVGLGEVVENYFTELVSGPGAVRETLKKYI; translated from the coding sequence ATGAAATTAAATATTAATTTATTAAATAATAAAGAAGAATGGCAAAAAGCGAATATTGCTCTTCCTACATTTAACCACAAAGAAGTAACATTAAAAACAAAACAAGCCCCAACGTGGATTCATTTTGGAGCAGGAAATATCTTTAGAGCATTTCCAGCTGCAGTTCAACAACAGCTATTAAATGCGGGCATAGAAGAAAAAGGTATTATAGTGGCAGAAGGGTACGACTATGAGATTATAGATACTGTATTTGATGCTTATGATAACCTGACAATGCTAGTTACTTTAAAGGCAGATGGGACAATAGAAAAAACAATTATTGCAAGTATGGTAGAAGCACTAAAAGTAGATAGCCAAAATGAAAAAGATTTCAGTAGATTAAAAGAAATTTTCTCCAATCCATCCCTCCAGATGGCTAGTTTTACAATAACGGAAAAAGGATACAGCTTAAATTATTCAAATGGAGATTTTTATCCAGATGTTATAAATGACTTTGAACAAGGTCCTAAAGCTCCTAAGAGTTATATTGGAAAGTTAGTGTCTTTGTGCTATGAGAGATATATAAGTGGGAAATATCCATTAGCTTTAGTTAGTATGGATAATTGCTCACATAATGGAACTAAGCTATATCAAGCTGTAAGAGCATTTGCTGAGAAATGGGAAGTAAACCAACTCGTTGAAAAAGGATTTTTAGCATACATTGAAAATCCTGATTATATATCATTCCCATGGAGTATGATTGATAAAATTACGCCAAGACCTGATGAAAGTGTAAAAGCTATGCTGAGGGAAGTTGGTTTTGAGGATGTAGAGGGTGTTGTTACTTCTAAAAATACTTATGTTGCACCATTCGTTAATGCAGAAGAAGCTCAGTATTTAGTTATTGAAGATAAATTTCCTAATGGAAGACCTAAGCTTGATCAAGGGGGAATTATCTTTACAGAGCGCGAAACAGTTGATAAAGTAGAAAAAATGAAAGTATGTACATGTCTCAATCCTTTGCATACTGCCCTTGCAATTTACGGCTGCCTTTTATCTTATGATAAAATCTCTGAAGAGATGAAAGATGCAGAACTAAGAAGATTAGTTGAAATAATTGGTTATGAAGAAGGACTTCCGGTAGTAGTTAATCCTGGCATTATCGATCCAAGAAGTTTTATAGATGAAGTACTCAATATAAGAGTACCTAATCCTTTCATGCCGGATACGCCTCAACGTATTGCAACAGATACTTCACAAAAGCTGTCCATACGTTTTGGAGAAACAATAAAAGCTTATGCAAAGAGCGATAGATTAGATGTGAAAAATCTTAAACTTATCCCACTGGTACTTGCGGGATGGTGTCGATATCTTTTAGGTGTTGATGATAGTGGCAAGTCATTTGAGTTAAGTCCAGATCCTATGCTTGACGTAGTTCGTCCCTATTTAAATGGCATTACGTTAGGTCAAACAGGTCCGTTTGCAGAGGCACTAAAGCCGATATTCTCTAATGAAAAAATCTTTGGTGTTAACTTATATGAAGTTGGACTTGGAGAAGTAGTAGAAAATTATTTCACAGAGTTAGTTAGTGGCCCAGGAGCTGTGAGAGAAACTTTAAAGAAATATATATAA
- a CDS encoding SDR family oxidoreductase has translation MKYPTSFEPQHQNHHPGFEYEMNPLPIYDNEQIIKQGNLLENKVAIITGGDSGIGRAAAVAFAKQGADIAVVYYNETEDAKQTQQAIEGYGRKCLLIPGDITDAHFCSKIVAEVISKFEKIDILINNAAVQYEATTLSEISDQQFDKTFKTNVYGAFYLTKAVLPHLKSGASIINTTSVVAFHGNEKLVDYSMTKGALTAFTRSLSMMLAKSGSGIRVNAVAPGPIWTPFIPSSAPAQQVAKFGNNTPLGRAGQPVECSGAYVFLASEAASYITGQTIHINGGEIVNA, from the coding sequence ATGAAATACCCAACATCTTTTGAACCTCAACATCAAAACCATCATCCTGGGTTTGAATATGAAATGAATCCTCTTCCTATTTATGATAATGAGCAGATCATCAAACAAGGAAATTTACTTGAAAACAAAGTTGCCATAATAACTGGAGGAGATAGTGGTATTGGACGAGCTGCAGCAGTTGCTTTTGCCAAACAAGGTGCTGATATTGCTGTTGTTTATTATAATGAAACTGAGGATGCAAAACAAACTCAACAAGCTATAGAAGGATATGGCCGTAAGTGCCTGCTCATTCCTGGAGATATAACTGATGCTCACTTCTGCTCTAAAATAGTAGCTGAGGTTATATCCAAGTTTGAAAAAATTGATATTCTTATTAATAATGCAGCTGTACAGTATGAAGCTACTACACTCTCTGAGATCTCTGATCAACAATTTGATAAAACTTTTAAAACAAATGTTTATGGTGCTTTTTATCTTACCAAAGCAGTGCTTCCTCATTTAAAATCAGGAGCAAGTATTATTAACACCACTTCAGTAGTTGCTTTTCACGGCAATGAAAAATTAGTGGATTATTCTATGACTAAGGGCGCATTAACAGCTTTTACCCGTTCTTTATCTATGATGCTTGCCAAATCGGGATCAGGTATACGTGTCAATGCAGTTGCCCCAGGCCCTATTTGGACACCATTTATCCCATCTAGCGCCCCTGCACAGCAAGTTGCTAAGTTTGGTAATAATACACCTCTAGGTAGAGCGGGCCAACCTGTAGAATGCAGTGGCGCCTATGTGTTTTTAGCTTCTGAAGCTGCATCTTATATAACAGGCCAGACCATTCATATCAATGGCGGTGAAATTGTAAATGCTTAG